CAAACACTAAAGCTGCAGAACCGAGTCGTGAGTTATTTTCTCCCCGGTTTGCTGATCTATCTGGATCAGCAGAACCAAGGAGAAGGCCAGGGACTGCATATTGCAGCTTCAGGGGCTGCGTGTTTAAGAACCctgtcatatatctggggatgGGTTGGTATGCTGGCTATGGTGACAAATTCCCCATAATTTTCATATCAATGATCTATGCCCAAACCATGATTAGTAAAAACTAGGGGcagaaaaatgatgacatatactGTAATTGCATAAATTGTATTACGTTCAGTCACCTGACTTTCAGAAAGCACTTTTACACCAGGTCCTTGATACAGCAAATGAACATTACAGAGTGAGTAACCAGTTAAAGACTCGACTCTGAAGTCTCTACAACAAAGTGCCGATGGAAAGAGCAATTCTCATCGGGATGACTTggtgtgctcatatattatacaatgGCCAGGTATTATGAACAGACATAATATAACACAAAGTATATGTAGCTGCTCATGGTAATCACAGCTGATCACTCAGATTCAGTGGATAGATCTGCTGATCACTAAGGTGCTTTTCTTTGACatggtcttagggtccattcacacagaggaaaatggtgaggaagagCTGAAaacaaagccttccattgacttcaatgggttcctttttctgctagcagaaaaaggaacccattaaaatcaatgggaggcttatttttcagcgctgaaattccacaccaaattcctcaccattttcctctgtgtgaatggacccttagcagtAAGTAGTTACCCAGTAGGTACGATTACTCCATCTTACCTTCACTGAGGACACCAAGTGAAATAACCTCTCCAGCATCTGAATCTCGCTGCCAATAGGACAAGGCAGTAGCAATGGAGTGAGCAGCTGAAAGACCGGAGCGATGTTCCTTGCGTCTTTTCCACTCTGTGACAATGTCATTTTTCAACCATTTTCTGCAAGTAAATCAGACAACTTACTACACGGAAACTGCTAAATCTTAACATTAGGCATGCATCTTCTCTATAGGTCATGAAATATGAATGAATTAAAATATCTGATAATGACAATGTCTTCCTATTAAGGATGTCATTTGCCCTATGGCAAATTCATATTCCTTTAATATAGCCAGTCTATAAAAGCGTGGCTTCTAGAAACATAACTATATAACTGTGTCCAAGACATTTAAGAAGAGCATTGTTACTATACAGTATTGGACATCTGCATAATATGAACTCTGCCAGTTTGAAGGGAGTCTGACATACCTGTCATGTATCATGGGGAGTAATGGTCTAGaaaaacctgatggaccccaaaTTGAACTgtcatatttgtatatttttgacAGATGAAGATCAAGGTGGTTAATACCACTAATGTTGCCCCAAACTATCACATCTTTGATGACTGTAAGaaatgtgggaaaaaaaacattggtgACTTAAGTATCAACATACAGGAGCATAGAAGAAATCATAGCCACCATAAATTCAGTACAGGGAGATTAACCACTTGGTAATGCATTGCTGTAgggttattattattaaagaATATATGGTATAAACTTAAAGAGCCAGGACCTATTATTGTAGTAATAGTAACTGTTTAGATTACAATGTCAAaataaactaccgtatatactggagtataagccgaatttttcagcacagtttttgtgctaaaaaaggccccccctcggcttatactcgagtcaaggggggggggtctatgaccagccacaatagtaatgtatagtatctcccataaaatagtgaaaaaataaaaagaagcttaaaaaaaaaataaaaaaaataaaaaagttccaaatccctcctttccctagaatacatataaaagtagacacttactgtgaaacacatacacattaggtatccctgtgtctgaaggtGCTCGgtatactgaatatagggtatctgcagtgctcctgttccgtcgggaaggggttaataggagcactgcagatcccctatattcagccagactgaattccaagtgggggaaaaacacagtcctcaagctcagggaaggagcagacagacaaccaaaacacccccctccccttccccagcatctactgcacccaaaaactctgaccattttaattttagaaattttccagtagctgctgcatttccccccctcggcttatactcgagtcaataagttttcctagttttttgtgataaaattaggggcctcggcttatattcgggtcagcttacactcgagtatatacaatatCTACGCTTCAATATGTGAAGAGCAatagttcaaaaaaaaaaatcacagtagaACAGACCTGTATAGGGGACATGTATATCTAAACCAGCACAAGAGACATGTCTATTTAACAATATTAATAATCAGTATAGGAAAgaatcaatatactgtatatgtggagcATCCAGGAATTCATATGAACAATCCATTACACATTATTGTGATATCATCATCACTAGAGAACTCTTCCAAGGATCTGGCCCATACACTACTCTAGTCTCTATAATGAAACTCTGGATAAGACTAGAGGCTAAAACTATCCGGAcatcctgtactcatacataccTGATGAATTTATATTTAGCTTCTTTGCTATCTGAGCTTTTGCTTCCAGCTCAAGCTGTGTTGGCAGAGCCACTATATTATGAGGATTGATAGATGGTGTCTTTTTTATTATAACCAGGGCTATGAGGTTGGCATAAGCACTTCCTGATACAATCACTTTCACATCTTTTTTTGCATTCTGATCAATAAGCGCTCCGTACTGAGCACACTGTTCTCTGATCTCGCTAATATGAGCTCCTGAACATTGATCCTCCTTGGCAAGTACATCATTAAGGACAATTACAAAATCTGCTTGAAGAAATGCATCATCAGTTATTGCATGCACAGTCACTATTCGTAGACGTGGATACGCTAAGTCTTCAGCCTCCATTTGCAGTCCTTGTAAAGAGTCCTGGGAGTCGCTGTGGTCCAGTAAATGTAACCAGATATCTTTATCCACACCAAAAACGTCTCCACTGGCCAACATGGGAATAAGATTGTAGCAAGCTGGCATTGAAGCACTAAAAATAGAAGCAGAAGACAAATAAGagctatatatatgcacacacaaacacatacacatatatataaatgtatatatatttattgcacaGCATAAGCACATTATAAAAGTTAAAATTTCTAGTTAAAAGCAGTGGAAGCagatattttttttgctgcatttttccttCCCTCATCACATCTACAGAGAAAACGTGTGCAATTTAGAGTTAACATAGAATTTGTCAAaaacaaatgcattttttaaattttttttccacagctttcTTCCCCccgcaatatgtggatgagattaatgaaatctcattcacccTGCTAGTACTATaatatgcagcgtttttttcctcTGTGTTTCCACAGCAGTCAAAAACACTGAATTTATTCACCGTGCAGGGGCACCTCCAGCTTAGCCATTTAGTAAAGTTAATACATAGAATAGTTATACTTAACTTCACTTAGCATTTTATATCATACATATACCCACCATACCCAATAATCCAGATGTGCAATGGATTGAACTGTTGCCTGAtgttctcttcctcctcttctataTCAAGGTGGGCTTGTATATTCTCTGCTGCAATGTCCTTCATTAGATCACTCATCATAGCTGATGTTACATTGTAGTACTCCTAAATGCAccataataaaacaataataataataataataataataataataataatagtagtagtagtaggttcacactaccgttattcagTGTCTGTTGCTATCATCCTACGATGAATGAGAGCATTATGGATAGTcaaaatagttttatacacatatatcctcctactaatattataaatgtgaaaggttggatgtttgttactcgatcacgtaaaaacggctgaatgtatttggatgagatttggcacatagatagtttgtaacctcgattaacacataggctcctttcccggtaaatgacatggcttcacgactgttatgaatttacgttcacatactatattacactgtgcttgccagcaggacaatctcaGCTAATTgaagattgctgataaagcctggtctgttatctctctatgtaaacacacagataacactgagtccaatcTGTACAAACACCTGCATATTATTTGTTctgcggggggtggggggggagggggagacaaaTGCACAAAGTGAGaagcaattttaaacatgctgggaaaaagaaaatctaatttgttgcaaaattctcaaaaaacgagaGGTATGAATGTAgctagaagtcaacagacttttcCTCAAGCGGTGTTGAGGAGGTTTAAGCAAGTTAGGCGTCAAGGGACtgttagagcagccgaaacgcaagagcaggcggatcatcgacgccaacaacacaatcattatatggcgtcccagcaagctgctgagatgccggaacaatcttgggcacaaggaacaagttcagcggtatgccagcttaatatatatatatatatatatatatatatatatttttatatatatatatatatataggaagagAGTTAAGGGTGTTGTCTGGGAAGACacgtatgttccagccaggcagcttaAGTGTGTTtggtaagacccacaccagggaggtcagctaactaatcaaggcctgataatagtctttgtgtgaagactaggagtgtggcaccacactgacagagctgacctgtccagatcaaacctacaaagcaggtactgtgccacccgttgttgttgccaaggtgggagtctggtagccagtctcctgtatagtcaggggaaaggtttcttatgtttagttagttctcagtcgagaaggtttttttttgttttgtttatatgtGCCGCTACAAGaagtgaataaatactgaacTTAAGTGCAACCCAGTCCCTCtttccttgcagcgctggggtcctaagTTCTAATCCTGCCAGtagcaacatctgtaaggagtctgtaaggagtttgtatgttatccccgtgattgcgtggatttcctcccattctacaaaaacatactgataggaaaaaaaaatgtacaagaaaaaaataaaataaagtttatctaatttctataaataaattaaaatcatACAAACTTGAAAAGAAGATAGTAGAAAATATTATTGAATTGCCCTTATATGCTTATTATTGTAGTAATAAATTATACAAAACAGATGATAGTCTAGCGTTGGATGTGACTTCATTACGCGTTCTTTCAGCACATGAGTTGCTTGCTGCAGGGACACTAGGCAGTCCATTTTGCAAATTACAAGAAAGAAGTTCAATaagaaataaaatacatattaaaATTCAATGCATTAATCCATTCACGTATGTTCAATAAGTACACGGTACGTGACTTTACCTGAGCATGTTCCATAAAATCATTGAGCCCTCCAAGTAGTAATCCTTTGCTTCCACGATCTAACAGCTCCCTCCATATTATAGGAGAACGGTTATGCTTCCATCCATTTTTTATGCACAAGTCAGCCAGCCAGCCCTACATGAACAGCAAATACAATATCATTCATTGAATATTTTGATACAatttttttcatgcatttttgTTGAATGGATTTTGACATCTTGCAGCAGAATGTGCCTTTTATCtatttactttattatttttgtgaTGTGAACATTACTGATTTTTTATTAATTAGGgtactttcaatttttttttattttattttatttttcgagTATTGGGATACTCGTGTATTTTAAAACACTATTGCCTGTGCATACACAAGTAACAAACCTGGGTACCTGCAGAAGAAACAGAGCCAGCTGACTGAGGTCTCACAAATGGAGCAACTCTATTTTTTCTATTTAAAAAATCCATGGCCAGTGCTTGGGTTCATATCTATGCTGGAGTCTCCAGAAACTGCAGAAAATCAgacgagagaaaagtcctgcacagaggatttGTTTTTTCTCTGCTTCCTATTTTAAAATGGCTGAGCCCCAGAGGACcctattatagttaatggggtccaccggtgtctatgtgtaactgctgttttaatgGTCCAACACTAGTATGAAACTAGTGTTACCCTTATCCTGCCATCTAAAGTGGTGAAGGGCTATTAGTTCAATAGGTCATTAGAAATAAGTaaacttttaggctaaagccccacgttgcggaaacgtaaccatcccgtaaccatcactatcaagaatttgctgtaaggatgaggtagggtCCTCCGGACAAAAGGTTGCaccgggacccacaagactttagctacGTCACTGATTTTAAGTTTTGATTCCTGAAATATGTGCCTTTGGCATGTTCAATATAGATGACTTGTATCTGCTGATGGATCCGTCTTGGCCAGATATTTATGTAAACAATAAAGGGGTCTGCTATAGCCCTCTGCTGTACTGTCTGATAAACTGATGTGAATAAACAGTATGACGAAGAATCGGTGAGTGCTATGCTTTAATGTAACTCCTTGCATGGAGCACCCATCTGTTGTGcactttgctgcagatttttatgcACCTTCTAcaagtacatacctcccaacttttgaagagccgaaagagggacaaaatatgcaaaCTTAGCTCCGGCCACTtaatattgactccgcccattctcattcatttttcatgtgctcccacacagtataatcttcctacagtcacctgtaaattatattcccccccctcc
This region of Leptodactylus fuscus isolate aLepFus1 chromosome 8, aLepFus1.hap2, whole genome shotgun sequence genomic DNA includes:
- the MDH1B gene encoding putative malate dehydrogenase 1B; translated protein: MAKFVLAGRADCPYYAKAELLADYLQKNLLSFRVHKVTQHPDSWEGWLADLCIKNGWKHNRSPIIWRELLDRGSKGLLLGGLNDFMEHAQEYYNVTSAMMSDLMKDIAAENIQAHLDIEEEEENIRQQFNPLHIWIIGASMPACYNLIPMLASGDVFGVDKDIWLHLLDHSDSQDSLQGLQMEAEDLAYPRLRIVTVHAITDDAFLQADFVIVLNDVLAKEDQCSGAHISEIREQCAQYGALIDQNAKKDVKVIVSGSAYANLIALVIIKKTPSINPHNIVALPTQLELEAKAQIAKKLNINSSVIKDVIVWGNISGINHLDLHLSKIYKYDSSIWGPSGFSRPLLPMIHDRKWLKNDIVTEWKRRKEHRSGLSAAHSIATALSYWQRDSDAGEVISLGVLSEGCFNLPVDLVYSMPVRFQNGDWQVCMHVEIPDDAKEILLQAAAELVKERNIAFGISQEEEPALEDPKEEVVIEQENSSIDLKEESSELTGEDQASLDQHS